The genomic region CCGCCGCCGTGCTCGCCTCCTCGGTCCTGGCGACCACCGCCCAGCCCGCCCACACGGCTCTGAGCGCGGACGACTGGGCGTTCGGGCTCGTCGGCTGGTACCTGCTGCTCGTCCTGGTCGAACGCCCCAAGCCCCTCATCGCCGCGCTGAGCGCCCACCTCGCGCTGTCCGCCGGGTGGTTCCTGCACGCCGGCGGCGAGGACGGCGGCACCGCGGGGGTCGTGATCCTCAGCGGCACGAGCTTCCAGGTCGGTGTCATCGTGATCACCCGTGTGCTGCAGCGGGACGCGCGGCTGGCGCGGCTGGCCGCGGCCGAGCACGACGCGGCGCGGACCCGGGAAGAGCTGGCGCGGCAACGGGAGCAGGACCTCAGGGCCGGGTTCGAGGGGCAGCTCGGGGCGGTGCTGCCGTTGCTCGCGGACCTGGCCGACGAGGTCGTGGGCGTCGAGGACGAGCAGACTCGGCTGCGGTGTTCGCACGCGGCGGTGCAGCTGCGGAGGTTGTTCGCGGAGAACGACGACGTGCCCGATCCGCTGCTGCACGAGCTGACGGCGTGCGTGGACGTGGCCGAGCGGCGTGGGGTGGTGGTGTCGCTGGCGGTGAGCGGGACGGCGACGCCGGTGCCGACGGAGGTGCGCAGGGAGCTGGTCACGCCGATGGCCCGTGCGCTCGCGGCGGCGGGTGGGCGTGCGAAGGTGAGCCTGCTCAGGACGCCGACGGAGGTGCGGGTGGCCGTGGTGGCGGACGCGCCCGGTGAGCTGCCGCAGGGCGACGGCGTGCCCGAGCTGGTCACCGTCGAGACGAGCGTCCACAGCGGACTGGTGAGGAGCGAGGCGCGATGGCGGACGACCTGACCACCGGCGAGGTGACGGCGGTCGTGGTGGACGACCACCCTGTCGTCCGGGCGGGCGTCGCGCACTGGCTGTCCACCGCGCAACCACCGATCACGCTCGTCGCCAGCGGCGAGGACCCCGGGGTGGCCTGGCAGGCCGACCAGGACGCCGTCGTCGTGCTCGACCTGCACCTCGGTGGCGTCACGCCCGCGACGGCCGAGCTGCGCAGGCTCGCCGAGGACGGGCGCAGGGTCGTCGTCTACTCGATGCGCGCCGACGACGAGATCGCCCTGCAGTGCCTGGAGCTCGGCGCGCTGAGCTACCTCACCAAGGCCGAGGGCGCCGACCACCTGGTGCAGGCGGTGCGGGCGGCGGCGAACGGCCAGTCCTACACCCCGCCCGCACTCGCCGGCGCGCTCGCGGGTGACCGGTCCGAGACGCGGCCCGCGTTGTCACCGCGCGAGACCGAGGTGCTGGTCGAGTGGTTCCAGTCGGAGTCGAAGGAGTTCGTGGCCCAGCGGCTCAACATCACGCTCAGCACGGTCAACTCCCACCTGGAACGGATCAGGGTGAAGTACGCCGCGATCGGACGGCAGGCACCCACCAAGGCGGCCCTGGTCGCGCGGGCGATCCAGGACGGGCTGATCGGCCTCGACGACCTCTGAGTCCCTTGTGGTGTGAACGACCGATACCGGACCGTCCACGCGCGACCTAGCCTCGCTGGCAAGCCGGCCGCCAGCGAGGAGTTCCACCAGTGACGCACGTCCGTTCCCTGATCATCGTCGCAGCGGCGGGCTTGCTCCTGTCGGCGTGCGGCTCGCAGACCGCCGGCTCGCCCGCTCCGGTCGACACCACCACCGAGACCACGGCCGGCACCAGCACCAGCGAGAAGCCGAGCACCACCTCCAACGCCCCGGTCGCCGCCGGCGGCGAGGTCACCGCTCCCGGCTCGAAGCTCAAGGTCGGCGCCCGCGCGGTGA from Lentzea guizhouensis harbors:
- a CDS encoding response regulator transcription factor: MADDLTTGEVTAVVVDDHPVVRAGVAHWLSTAQPPITLVASGEDPGVAWQADQDAVVVLDLHLGGVTPATAELRRLAEDGRRVVVYSMRADDEIALQCLELGALSYLTKAEGADHLVQAVRAAANGQSYTPPALAGALAGDRSETRPALSPRETEVLVEWFQSESKEFVAQRLNITLSTVNSHLERIRVKYAAIGRQAPTKAALVARAIQDGLIGLDDL